A single window of Chloracidobacterium sp. DNA harbors:
- a CDS encoding glycosyltransferase, which produces MKIEKIVDPGKPVFSDKRGRRRQFVNYLSIFGAIVITVLLSVFVISVLVNPFLPQIHLKPVAVLPQQSDINFHPPERPALTKAETIAKQVGDKARLEKKRREDARAQRAGAAKLIRSETSAAIVRATNDGNPLAVGFYVNWDDSSMASLRTNINNLDWLVPEWIRLSGDESDPLVLDIKDEAIDFIQRTKPEMPILPLLQNYKNEQWNSEILQRSITTDAQRQKLIAALLQSIEKYKFGGLTIDIEEVPEASQSELFTFMRELRAEFQTRGLILAQAVPFDNPDWDYKAYAGVTDYLMLMAYDQHWSTGGAGPIAGQDWFESILKKRMAELSPAQTIICFGNYGYNWTKNEKEGEDISFQQSLLAAKESLDSPTEIKFDPTSKNPYFSYSEDDGKEHTIWFLDAATAYNELRSAQPYKVAGFALWRLGSEDPSLWKVFGSGERHASAEDLKTIKYGYDVDFQGTGEILQVTAEPQDGTRDLTVAADGMITDQIYRQIPSSYVIQRTGDKPGKIALTFDDGPDPVWTPKILDILKQENVKATFFILGENGQTNPDIVKRIVAEGQTIGNHSFTHPNLGEVPRAVTDLELNATQRLIESLTGHSTRLFRAPYFGDAEPRTPDEVEPTTQAQNLGYISIGLHLDPDDWKLNNDDGTPHTADQMVDEVLRQVAITTPEERGNIVLMHDSGGDRSATVEALPKLIDALRSRGYEFTTVAELANMTPDQAMPPVPQDKSFYTKADGYVFYGVSVAGWLMRWLFLLGIILGLGRMVVIGILAFAQYVRSRRRELTHFGEQFQPPVSVIVPAFNEGKVIVRTVESLLASDYPNFEIIVVDDGSTDDTFELSKKTFGDNPKVSVHRKENGGKAEALNFGWRLAKGDVIIGLDADTMFATGTIAALAHRFADERIGAVAGNAKVGNRINIVTKWQALEYVTSQNFDRRAFASLNCITVVPGSVGAWRRTVLEETGGFSSDTLAEDQDLTIQVRKLGYTIGYEEDAVGLTEAPDSLRNLAKQRFRWSYGTLQCMWKHKNALLNPRYGTLGFVAMPNVWIFQVLFPLISPLMDLMFIWSLIGALIGYLEHQQEYSTTPTNLNQVIFYYALFLAVDWFGAFAAFLMEKGEEKKLLGWLVIQRCGYRQVMYWVMVKSVWTAIRGAVVGWGKLERKATVTARV; this is translated from the coding sequence ATGAAAATCGAAAAAATTGTGGATCCTGGTAAACCGGTGTTCTCCGACAAACGAGGCAGGCGCCGCCAATTCGTTAACTATCTGAGTATTTTTGGTGCGATTGTTATAACAGTTCTTCTGTCGGTGTTCGTGATCAGCGTGTTGGTCAATCCCTTTCTGCCTCAGATACACCTAAAACCCGTCGCAGTCCTACCTCAGCAATCGGACATAAATTTTCATCCACCGGAAAGACCCGCACTTACAAAGGCCGAGACGATCGCGAAACAGGTCGGCGATAAGGCTCGATTAGAAAAGAAACGCCGTGAAGATGCACGAGCCCAACGGGCGGGAGCCGCTAAGCTAATCCGTTCGGAAACTTCGGCCGCGATCGTCCGCGCGACTAACGACGGGAATCCGTTGGCGGTCGGCTTCTATGTAAACTGGGACGATTCCAGTATGGCTTCGTTGAGAACTAATATTAACAACCTCGACTGGCTCGTGCCGGAATGGATAAGACTCTCGGGCGATGAGAGCGATCCGCTCGTACTGGACATAAAGGACGAGGCTATTGATTTTATCCAGCGGACAAAGCCCGAGATGCCCATCCTGCCGTTACTGCAAAACTATAAGAATGAGCAGTGGAATTCGGAAATTTTGCAAAGGTCGATCACCACCGACGCTCAGCGGCAAAAGTTAATAGCTGCACTTTTGCAAAGTATTGAAAAATACAAGTTCGGCGGCCTCACGATCGATATTGAGGAAGTACCGGAGGCATCGCAGTCCGAACTTTTTACATTTATGCGCGAGCTTCGGGCTGAGTTTCAGACTCGGGGGTTGATCCTCGCTCAGGCTGTCCCGTTCGACAATCCCGACTGGGACTACAAGGCATACGCCGGCGTCACAGACTATTTGATGTTGATGGCCTACGATCAGCATTGGTCGACAGGCGGTGCTGGGCCGATCGCCGGGCAGGACTGGTTTGAATCGATCTTAAAGAAGCGTATGGCTGAGCTCTCGCCAGCGCAAACGATCATCTGCTTTGGCAACTACGGATACAACTGGACCAAGAACGAGAAGGAGGGCGAGGATATTTCTTTCCAGCAGTCGCTACTGGCCGCGAAGGAATCTCTCGATTCGCCGACCGAGATAAAATTTGATCCGACTTCGAAAAACCCATATTTTTCGTACTCCGAAGACGATGGCAAGGAACATACCATCTGGTTTCTGGACGCGGCGACAGCCTATAACGAGTTGCGAAGTGCTCAGCCATACAAGGTAGCCGGCTTTGCACTCTGGCGTCTCGGGAGCGAAGATCCATCGCTGTGGAAGGTGTTCGGCTCCGGTGAGCGACACGCTTCGGCCGAAGACCTTAAAACGATCAAGTATGGCTACGACGTCGATTTTCAGGGCACCGGCGAGATACTGCAGGTTACCGCAGAACCGCAGGACGGAACGCGCGATCTGACAGTTGCGGCCGACGGGATGATCACCGATCAGATCTATCGGCAGATACCTTCTTCGTACGTTATCCAGCGAACCGGCGATAAACCGGGTAAGATCGCTCTGACCTTCGACGATGGCCCGGATCCTGTGTGGACGCCGAAGATACTCGATATTCTAAAACAGGAAAATGTAAAAGCGACCTTCTTTATTCTCGGCGAAAATGGACAGACAAATCCTGATATCGTTAAGCGGATCGTGGCTGAGGGCCAGACGATCGGAAATCACTCATTCACGCATCCGAATCTAGGCGAAGTGCCGAGGGCCGTCACCGACCTCGAACTCAACGCCACTCAGCGCCTGATCGAATCGCTTACCGGACACTCGACACGCCTTTTTCGTGCACCATATTTCGGCGATGCCGAACCGAGAACGCCCGACGAGGTTGAACCGACCACGCAGGCACAAAACCTCGGTTACATTTCGATCGGCTTGCACCTCGACCCGGATGATTGGAAACTCAATAACGACGACGGCACGCCGCACACCGCCGATCAGATGGTCGACGAGGTCCTAAGGCAGGTTGCCATCACCACACCCGAAGAACGCGGCAACATTGTGCTGATGCACGATAGCGGCGGCGACCGTTCCGCCACGGTCGAGGCGTTGCCAAAGCTCATAGACGCGCTTCGCAGCCGCGGATACGAATTCACGACCGTCGCCGAACTTGCCAATATGACTCCCGATCAGGCAATGCCGCCCGTTCCGCAAGACAAATCATTTTATACAAAGGCCGATGGATACGTATTTTACGGCGTTTCGGTCGCCGGCTGGCTGATGCGTTGGCTGTTTTTACTTGGCATTATCCTGGGACTCGGGCGAATGGTGGTCATCGGTATTCTCGCTTTTGCACAATATGTCCGCTCGCGGCGGCGCGAACTGACGCATTTTGGCGAGCAGTTTCAACCGCCGGTCTCGGTCATTGTTCCGGCATTTAATGAGGGAAAGGTCATCGTCCGTACGGTCGAGAGTCTGCTCGCATCTGACTATCCTAATTTTGAGATCATTGTGGTGGATGACGGTTCGACGGACGATACATTTGAGCTGTCGAAAAAGACATTTGGCGACAACCCCAAAGTCTCGGTCCATCGAAAGGAAAACGGAGGCAAGGCTGAGGCCTTGAATTTCGGCTGGCGACTAGCTAAGGGTGACGTGATCATCGGTCTCGACGCCGACACGATGTTCGCGACCGGAACGATCGCGGCTCTGGCTCATCGTTTTGCGGACGAACGCATCGGTGCTGTCGCCGGCAATGCCAAGGTGGGCAACCGCATCAATATCGTCACCAAGTGGCAGGCGTTGGAGTACGTTACGTCACAAAATTTTGACCGCCGCGCTTTTGCGTCGCTTAATTGCATCACGGTCGTTCCGGGTTCGGTCGGGGCGTGGCGGCGGACAGTTCTTGAAGAGACGGGCGGTTTTTCGTCCGACACGCTTGCCGAAGATCAGGACCTCACGATCCAGGTACGAAAACTAGGCTATACGATAGGTTATGAGGAAGATGCGGTGGGCCTTACTGAGGCACCCGACAGTCTCAGAAATCTCGCAAAACAACGATTTCGTTGGTCGTACGGAACACTGCAGTGTATGTGGAAGCACAAAAATGCATTGCTCAATCCGCGATATGGCACGCTCGGCTTTGTGGCGATGCCCAACGTCTGGATATTTCAGGTTCTCTTCCCGCTGATATCACCGCTGATGGATCTGATGTTTATCTGGTCGCTCATCGGAGCACTTATCGGCTACCTCGAGCACCAACAGGAATATTCTACGACGCCGACTAATCTGAATCAGGTCATTTTCTATTACGCTCTGTTTCTGGCCGTTGACTGGTTTGGAGCATTCGCCGCGTTCCTGATGGAAAAAGGCGAAGAGAAAAAACTGCTTGGATGGCTCGTCATACAGCGTTGTGGTTACCGCCAGGTGATGTACTGGGTGATGGTCAAATCGGTCTGGACGGCCATCCGCGGTGCTGTAGTCGGTTGGGGTAAACTTGAACGAAAGGCGACTGTAACGGCGAGGGTTTAG
- a CDS encoding sigma 54-interacting transcriptional regulator, with the protein MSKGQLLKGEIVGHQSGGRLDAIFKSVGQKLREGRSSEAEKILLSAIDERSNTPDNFANLKRLLSFTLETAGRYVESLEAVKPFEDEENLRELSIETQVQVITQLAIAYNNGNEQPKAVTLLKETLRKAEDSNLRHLSGSIDIALARVYRKLNEFPISRDYAQKALVHFRENGNWLGMAEAYREIANSYHQEGNSKRAVDNFELGIKIIGGNDAPFMLGKLYTDMSGAYWFLRQPKDGIACLEKSIKFFDQTEHALNTVIAYNNLGINLMLIGELTKAEVMIERALEIATIRDHVHIAGIYDSLGELNIIRGNLDLAEQFLDKAVAFAEKRNHQWYRAQSMRNLARCYLAQGKEKKAISKAIETISLSAAIGDRHYAKMAGLVLAESYLRRGEIEECENSLAVIEADDPSTDFFVLGNIQRIRGLALLEQDDRELAIHHFSRSLTIFEAAEDLYHTGLVHLLLGANLDARNATRAKRHLTTALEIFRKLGDGPHTAAAAKETERIEHNAPVESPGAEKRANSVVSQLLMVRLAEATATRELLFRELVAVLQQESNAKRLVIAQINDQKQLYPFITHGYSPQESNELVKKFGDAQKAQDEKTFCRVKNIAVFPLRGTAAQPAFLLINPQSGAVLNDDSSLQPLLRVVELGMDVVALREKDRSTPTEQEVSPYTSNSLMPGFIHSSPAMTALVEDVYKIRSSDVTVLVTGESGTGKELVSRAIHTLSNRKDKIFVPFNCTAVPKELAEGHLFGYKKGAFTGAVQDSPGVIRTADGGTLFLDEVGDLPIDVQPKLLRFLQEGEIQPLGDKQPMKVDVRIIAATNMPLEEKVADGTFREDLYYRLNVIRLRVPPLRERRAEIPPIVNYYINHYSSRFGKHNITFTPQTVDLLMVCNWAGNVRQLCNEIQRIVARAVDNEVITPEHLSPELKRSAQPLTPLDLPDNVKPIASYDGVYSPFANISAGGTLEDAVSELEMQLIKASLTKHNWNISRVANELGLTRRGLYLKLTRYGIAKAS; encoded by the coding sequence ATGAGTAAAGGTCAGCTTCTGAAAGGCGAAATTGTGGGACATCAGTCGGGCGGCCGGCTCGATGCTATATTTAAGAGTGTCGGCCAGAAATTGCGCGAGGGACGATCGAGCGAAGCTGAAAAGATACTTTTATCCGCGATCGATGAACGGTCGAATACTCCTGACAATTTTGCCAACTTAAAACGTCTTTTGTCTTTCACGCTCGAGACCGCCGGCAGATACGTCGAGTCGCTCGAGGCCGTCAAGCCGTTCGAAGACGAAGAAAACCTCAGAGAACTGTCGATCGAGACGCAGGTGCAGGTGATAACCCAGCTTGCGATCGCATATAACAATGGCAATGAACAGCCAAAGGCCGTTACGCTCTTAAAAGAAACGCTCCGAAAGGCCGAAGATAGTAACCTCCGGCATCTTTCCGGTTCGATCGATATTGCGCTTGCACGCGTGTATCGAAAGCTGAATGAGTTTCCAATAAGCCGGGATTATGCTCAGAAGGCACTTGTCCATTTTCGCGAAAACGGCAACTGGCTCGGTATGGCCGAGGCGTATCGCGAGATTGCGAACAGCTACCATCAGGAAGGAAACAGTAAAAGGGCGGTCGATAACTTTGAACTCGGCATTAAGATCATCGGCGGTAACGATGCCCCGTTTATGCTTGGCAAGCTATATACCGATATGTCCGGAGCATATTGGTTTCTCCGCCAACCAAAGGACGGTATTGCCTGCCTCGAAAAATCTATTAAGTTCTTTGACCAAACCGAGCACGCCCTTAATACGGTCATCGCTTATAACAATCTCGGCATCAATCTGATGCTTATCGGCGAACTTACAAAGGCCGAGGTAATGATCGAACGGGCGCTCGAGATCGCAACCATTCGGGACCACGTACACATTGCGGGCATATACGATTCGTTAGGCGAACTCAACATTATTCGCGGTAATCTCGATCTTGCAGAGCAATTTTTGGACAAGGCCGTGGCATTTGCCGAGAAGCGCAATCATCAGTGGTATCGGGCACAATCGATGCGCAATCTTGCCCGCTGCTACCTCGCCCAGGGCAAAGAGAAAAAGGCGATCTCCAAGGCTATTGAGACGATCAGCTTGTCTGCTGCGATCGGCGACCGTCATTACGCAAAAATGGCCGGGCTTGTGCTTGCCGAAAGCTATCTTCGCCGCGGCGAGATCGAAGAATGTGAGAATTCACTAGCGGTGATCGAGGCAGATGATCCGTCCACGGATTTTTTTGTGCTCGGCAATATTCAGCGTATACGCGGACTGGCACTGCTTGAACAGGACGACCGAGAGTTGGCGATCCATCATTTCAGTCGCAGCCTGACTATTTTTGAGGCAGCCGAGGATCTCTATCACACCGGACTCGTCCATCTTTTGCTGGGGGCAAATCTCGACGCTCGAAATGCGACGCGTGCCAAGCGCCATCTGACCACCGCATTGGAGATTTTTAGAAAACTCGGCGACGGGCCACACACTGCGGCGGCGGCCAAAGAAACTGAACGGATCGAGCACAACGCCCCGGTCGAGTCACCGGGTGCGGAGAAGCGGGCGAACTCGGTCGTATCTCAACTCCTGATGGTCCGTCTAGCGGAGGCAACTGCGACCCGAGAGTTGCTATTTCGTGAATTGGTGGCCGTGCTGCAGCAGGAGAGCAATGCCAAAAGGCTAGTCATTGCCCAGATTAACGATCAGAAGCAGCTTTACCCGTTTATCACACACGGATACTCGCCGCAGGAGAGCAACGAACTTGTCAAAAAGTTTGGCGACGCCCAAAAGGCTCAGGACGAAAAGACGTTTTGTCGTGTGAAGAACATTGCCGTCTTTCCGCTCCGCGGGACGGCGGCGCAACCGGCGTTTTTACTGATCAACCCGCAATCCGGTGCGGTACTCAACGACGATTCCTCACTGCAACCGCTGCTACGTGTCGTCGAACTCGGGATGGATGTTGTTGCGCTTCGCGAAAAAGATAGATCAACGCCGACGGAGCAAGAGGTCAGCCCATACACATCAAATAGCTTGATGCCCGGTTTTATTCATTCGTCACCGGCAATGACGGCACTGGTTGAGGACGTTTACAAGATCCGTTCGTCCGACGTCACAGTTTTGGTAACCGGTGAGTCCGGAACAGGCAAGGAATTGGTCTCACGGGCGATCCACACGCTTTCTAACCGAAAAGACAAGATCTTTGTGCCGTTCAACTGCACGGCCGTGCCAAAGGAACTCGCCGAAGGTCACCTTTTCGGTTACAAAAAAGGAGCTTTTACCGGAGCCGTTCAGGATTCGCCGGGCGTGATAAGGACAGCCGACGGCGGCACGCTCTTTCTGGATGAGGTCGGTGACCTGCCGATCGACGTTCAGCCCAAGCTTTTAAGATTTTTACAGGAAGGCGAGATCCAACCGCTCGGCGATAAACAGCCGATGAAGGTCGATGTGCGGATCATCGCTGCGACCAATATGCCGCTCGAGGAAAAGGTCGCCGACGGAACATTTCGCGAGGACCTATATTATCGGCTCAATGTGATACGGCTCCGCGTACCTCCCTTGCGCGAACGCAGGGCGGAGATTCCGCCCATCGTCAATTACTACATCAACCACTATTCGTCCCGGTTCGGTAAACATAACATCACATTTACGCCGCAGACGGTCGACCTTTTGATGGTGTGTAATTGGGCAGGTAATGTCCGTCAGCTCTGCAATGAGATACAGCGTATCGTCGCCCGTGCAGTCGACAACGAAGTGATAACGCCCGAGCACCTTTCACCGGAGCTAAAGCGGAGTGCGCAACCGCTAACACCGCTTGACCTGCCCGATAACGTCAAGCCGATCGCGTCATATGACGGCGTTTACTCGCCATTTGCCAATATCTCTGCCGGAGGGACGCTTGAAGACGCAGTTTCCGAACTCGAAATGCAGTTGATCAAGGCCTCACTAACTAAGCACAATTGGAATATTTCGCGTGTCGCAAATGAATTGGGCCTGACCCGTCGCGGGCTTTATCTAAAGCTGACCAGATATGGGATCGCGAAAGCAAGCTGA
- a CDS encoding aminotransferase class V-fold PLP-dependent enzyme — MIYLDNNATTPVAPEVLDVMNDALRGVYGNPSSAHNIGRSARIAVDKARAEVAELVGAVRTDEIVFTASGTEADNWAIFGAAQMRPEKRHIITTVVEHEAVRKPIDELEKRGYRVTRIEVDADGNMDVSRLLAEIGDETLLVSVMQANNETGVLFPIEQIGLGVKQRSNALFHVDAVNAAGKVPIDVTKASIDLLAVAAHKFHGPKGIGVLYIRDGIALPAVMLGGGQESGRRAGTEAVHQIAGIGAAAKLALEHPATAHVQKMRDRLEQGILTTIPKAFRNGTDQAEHRLPNTSSISFENINGAMIMARLDVAGVCVSTGSACHSQESSSSSVLQSMGVPYSRAMGSIRFSLGRYNTQAEIDRVVDILPDIIAELKSIAGN; from the coding sequence ATGATATACCTAGATAATAATGCAACTACGCCGGTCGCACCGGAAGTTTTAGACGTCATGAACGATGCCCTGCGCGGTGTCTACGGAAACCCGTCTTCCGCCCACAACATCGGCAGATCAGCGAGAATCGCGGTCGACAAAGCGAGGGCCGAGGTCGCCGAGTTGGTCGGAGCAGTGCGAACCGACGAGATCGTTTTTACTGCTTCGGGTACAGAGGCTGACAATTGGGCGATCTTTGGCGCGGCTCAAATGCGGCCGGAAAAGCGGCATATAATCACGACGGTGGTCGAGCACGAAGCGGTTCGAAAACCGATCGACGAACTTGAGAAACGCGGTTATCGCGTCACTCGTATCGAGGTCGATGCAGATGGCAATATGGACGTTTCGCGTCTATTGGCTGAGATCGGCGACGAAACATTACTTGTCTCGGTAATGCAGGCCAACAACGAAACAGGAGTTTTGTTTCCGATCGAGCAGATCGGCCTTGGAGTAAAACAGCGTTCCAATGCGCTGTTTCACGTCGACGCCGTAAATGCCGCCGGTAAGGTGCCGATCGACGTTACGAAAGCCTCGATAGATCTCTTGGCCGTCGCCGCGCACAAGTTTCACGGCCCCAAGGGGATAGGGGTTTTGTACATTCGCGACGGCATCGCCCTTCCGGCCGTTATGCTCGGCGGCGGCCAGGAATCGGGTCGAAGGGCCGGGACCGAGGCAGTTCACCAGATCGCCGGCATCGGCGCCGCCGCCAAATTGGCGCTTGAACATCCCGCCACCGCTCACGTGCAAAAAATGCGGGATCGATTAGAACAAGGGATCCTGACGACGATACCCAAAGCATTCCGGAACGGAACAGATCAGGCCGAGCATCGCTTGCCCAACACCTCAAGCATTTCGTTCGAAAATATTAACGGGGCTATGATAATGGCCCGGTTAGATGTCGCAGGGGTCTGCGTTTCGACCGGATCTGCTTGCCACTCGCAAGAAAGTTCGTCGTCGTCCGTTCTGCAATCGATGGGAGTGCCGTACAGTCGGGCGATGGGATCGATCCGGTTTTCGCTCGGCAGATACAACACCCAAGCCGAAATCGACCGCGTCGTCGATATCTTACCCGACATTATTGCCGAACTTAAAAGTATTGCGGGAAATTGA